CATTTGCAGACACATCatgcatctttttttatatcactTTTGATCTTCGGCAAAATCACCAATAAATCAGTTGTGCACTACCCGtccagcaccacacagcagacagacaaggtTGGTGAATAACATAAGAACATACTGCAGTTTaagagtcagatatttccctcaggagacCGTAGCAGAGCTAAAGGGAAAGTGACTACTGGACTTATATTGGTCAGGAGGCCAGAAATCCGACTCTAAATGAATTCTAATGCTGCTCCATAACTGCTAGAGGTGTAAACTAGCAACTGTTGCTAACTTCAAAGTAGCCTAGAATCTGTCATTGCAGCTTCAGGGAGAAAGTCAATGTCCGAGGAGTATTTCAGCAGGCTAATGGCAGGCGGACGCTAAAGGTTAGCTAATAATGTCTTCAGCTGAAGTCAATTCGGGGTTCATATTCAAGGTCAATTTTAGTTAAATTCAGCAACtaggtgttgttgtttttattaaaattccAATGCCATGTACTCTACATTTgtcacagcagtgattcatacCTCTGGCAGGCTCCTGCTCTATGGCAAATAGTGGGTTACAATATTTAGAGCCATCTGTCACACCACACTGACTGAGGAAAAACATGATGTCTCAAACTAGCCATAAATATGGAGTTCAGTTGTTATTTTATGACATATAGgatacatttaaaagaaaagttacaaatgttaaGCTCTTTAGTGCCTACTTGGTGAATTTCTACAGTATTAAATTGTCATATCAGGGAAATGAATTGattctctgtatttatttacccCAAGTGAAGGAGGCAGTCAGAGCCGCGCTCATGGCAGGATGGTCCTGCACCCAACACGTGAAGGTAATTCCTGTGTCCAAAGACTGCTTCAgtgggaggaaaaacacactgtacaggAACACTTCCTGGCTGTGGTTGTCCGTCACCTGGAAACACTTCGGTTGGCTGGGGGGCATGGAGTTCACCAACCAATCTGAGGACAGCAGTGCTCCATCAGCCGGGTGTTCAGACAGATTACCGTGAGGGTTGATTGCAGGAAGGGTGCAGTTGGTGACTGACAAGTGATCGATAtcggctgctctgctctggtaGGTCCAGGTGAGGGTGAGCTTGCTGGGGTGGAATCCCCCAGTGAGGCAGAGAAGAGCCCACTGACCAGTAACCGGGTCCGGGGGGATCTGGAGGTAAATTTTGGGAGCAGAAGGTGGTGCTGGCAGTGGAAATGAGGTAAGAAACATAGTAAACACATTAGATAAGATAATCAGAGTGATGAGGTGATAGTAAAGATTGCAAAATTGGGCGATTGCAgcggcaaacacacacacgacacatcGAGGGGAAATAAtagaggaaaacacaaaaaggatCAAGATGAAAggcatttatttaaaaagaggaaatatgTTGATGAGTTTGAATTTAAGAATAGacaaatcaaaatatatatGGCTGCACAAAATGCAAACTGGTGAATCTCACTGAGACGTGAAGGTAAGGGatgtaaaatacaaagaaatgataaacataaaatatgcactctatgacaaataaaaaaacctgCATGACTGAAAAGTCTTGTCTTTCTAAATTGCTACTCTGACTTATCCTGCAGGCACCGTCACTACTACGATATCTCCTCTGACTTCTGCCACTATTATCATTTATGTCTGCAAACCACAATTTGCACAGTATATTATTTAAGTAAAACATTGCAAAATGTTAGCCATAACAAAAGGGCGATTGGTTTTAAATGAATTGTAAAAACTGGAAGAAAACAAGtgaattggggaaaaaaaacaacaactgttaAACAAGAATAAAATGGGGAAAAACACGATGTCATTTGTTATTTGGTGGAGGCGACCACGCATCAAAGAAAGTCAAAAGGAAGCTTTTCTTCCGCATGAAGGATTTCCACATAATAATTTGGCCATCCCTCCCTGCCTTGTTTTCTGGTGAGTTTCAATTCCCTGGGCAAGATCGATACAAGGCACTGCGCATAGTGCCGGGGTGATTATTTCTAGCTCTGTCATGAAACTGTTCAGGCAAAAAGATGAACTCTAAGGGAATTTCACATGACTTGAATTTTTATAGATTGAGCCTGGCCCTTTCTTTTATGGTGATGCATGGTCCACACTGGCGCTTGTATTGAGCTGCCTCACACTAAACGCTGTGGCTCTGGCGCACAAAAGATACAAATGAGACATAATTACCAACATGGTAACATCACCCAAGCACAACAGCCCTAATGAATTTCTAAAAAAGAGCTATTTGTTTCTCACCCAAGACGACCAGCTCGGTGCCATTGCCGCACTCTGGGTCTTTCTGCAGGACGTTCACCTCGCAGTAATACCACCCAGAATCCTCCAGTGCTACCTCTGTGATCTTCAGGGAGGAGGTTTGATTCTTCTCCTCGACGATCTGCCTGGGTGACTTTGGGATGAGCTGCTTTTCCGGCTTCATTTTGAACCACTGAACCCCATACTTGAGGGATTCCACTTTGAAATGACAGGACAGGGTTGCCGTTTCACCCCGCATCAcactgagagaggagggatTCTGTCTAACCCTCAGTCCCTCTGGGGTGGCTGTCAGGGCTAAAGACAGAGCCATTATTACAATGTGTCATACAAAGaacttttaaaaagtgca
The nucleotide sequence above comes from Pempheris klunzingeri isolate RE-2024b chromosome 8, fPemKlu1.hap1, whole genome shotgun sequence. Encoded proteins:
- the LOC139204680 gene encoding tyrosine-protein phosphatase non-receptor type substrate 1-like, whose protein sequence is MAKLLHLCSLLLFAGRVPATPEGLRVRQNPSSLSVMRGETATLSCHFKVESLKYGVQWFKMKPEKQLIPKSPRQIVEEKNQTSSLKITEVALEDSGWYYCEVNVLQKDPECGNGTELVVLAPPSAPKIYLQIPPDPVTGQWALLCLTGGFHPSKLTLTWTYQSRAADIDHLSVTNCTLPAINPHGNLSEHPADGALLSSDWLVNSMPPSQPKCFQVTDNHSQEVFLYSVFFLPLKQSLDTGITFTCWVQDHPAMSAALTASFTWDASPNELIAHLNILKMCFLSAMTVVFLLEAVKHFCLQGKLCLP